The Nyctibius grandis isolate bNycGra1 chromosome 3, bNycGra1.pri, whole genome shotgun sequence genome window below encodes:
- the SLC7A13 gene encoding solute carrier family 7 member 13, giving the protein MGKGKNNDPRDVKRKENDKMQLKRNIGYFDGVSFIIGSIVGAGIFVSPTGVLKHSLLNVGISLTIWTASGLVSLMGSLCYAELGTALPFSGGEYSHIKRGLGSLPAFIFIWTSTFTKPASNAARALLFAEYATQPFYGICPAPETLKKCLALAVLWSLGILNGRSVKMAAWVQTVFTLLKMMALSVIAVGGIVLLVGGRKESLARFEDAFSSEIPNASQVAEAFFQGLYAYGGWWSLNYMAEEMKNPSRNIPLTVMTAVPAVIVFYLLVNISYLTVLTPKEIVSSVAVAVTWADRVIPSVAWIIPLSVAVSIFGALNSSMFTLGRLNYAGSQSGHLPVLISMLNVHSCTPAPAMIFSTTIASIFIIPSDLITLTNYFGFSAWLMIGLTCASLIVLRYREPHLHRPYKVFLPVPFVMVATSVFLVLAPIVWSPNLQYVYAFLFMLGSLIVYLPFVHFKLHFAFVDKITCHLQLLLEVSPADGSAESKCE; this is encoded by the exons atgggaaaaggaaagaacaatgatcccagagatgtgaaaagaaaagaaaatgacaagaTGCAACTCAAAAGAAATATAGGCTATTTTGATGGGGTAAGTTTTATTATAGGATCAATTGTTGGGGCAGGGATCTTTGTGTCTCCCACGGGGGTGTTAAAGCATTCCTTACTCAATGTCGGCATTTCACTAACAATCTGGACTGCGTCTGGACTGGTTTCTCTGATGGGTTCCCTCTGCTATGCAGAGCTGGGAACCGCTCTGCCGTTCTCCGGAGGAGAATACAGCCACATCAAAAGAGGTCTTGGATCGCTACCCGCCTTCATCTTCATCTGGACGTCAACATTTACCAAGCCAGCATCAAATGCTGCTCGAGCCTTGCTGTTTGCTGAGTATGCCACCCAGCCCTTCTACGGCATTTGCCCTGCGCCAGAAACGCTGAAGAAATGCTTGGCCTTAGCTGTTCTCTGGTCCCTGGGGATTTTGAATGGCCGCAGTGTCAAAATGGCTGCCTGGGTGCAAACAGTTTTCACTCTGCTGAAGATGATGGCCTTGTCCGTAATCGCTGTTGGTGGCATAGTTCTCCTCGTTGGTGGGAGAAAGGAGAGTCTGGCCAGGTTTGAGGACGCATTCAGCTCAGAGATCCCCAACGCATCACAGGTTGCTGAAGCCTTCTTCCAAGGACTGTATGCGTACGGTGGTTGGTGGTCCCTCAACTATATGGCAG aagagatgaaaaacCCTAGCAGAAATATCCCCTTAACTGTGATGACTGCTGTTCCTGcagtaattgttttttatttactggTGAACATCTCATATCTGACTGTCCTCACACCTAAAGAAATTGTCTCTTCAG TTGCTGTGGCAGTCACTTGGGCTGATCGAGTGATCCCTTCTGTTGCCTGGATCATTCCTCTCTCTGTTGCTGTCTCAATATTTGGTGCCCTCAACAGCAGCATGTTCACACTAGGTCGATTAAACTATGCTGGAAGTCAGTCAGGACATTTACCTGTTTTAATATCCATGCTTAATGTCCACTCCTGTACTCCAGCACCAGCTATGATTTTTTCAACCACCATTGCATCCATTTTTATAATCCCCTCTGACCTTATTACGTTAACGAATTACTTTGGATTTTCTGCCTGGCTTATGATTGGACTGACTTGTGCAAGCCTGATTGTACTTCGATACCGGGAACCTCACCTACATCGACCATACAAA GTATTTCTACCAGTTCCATTTGTGATGGTGGCAACATCTGTCTTCCTGGTTTTAGCTCCTATAGTCTGGTCTCCAAACCTGCAATACGTTTATGCCTTCCTGTTTATGCTGGGAAGTCTTATTGTTTATCTGCCTTTTGtacattttaaattgcattttgcatttgttgaTAAAATTACTTGCCACTTACAACTCCTGTTGGAAGTTTCTCCTGCTGATGGATCTGCTGAGAGCAAATGTGAATAA